A part of Oryctolagus cuniculus chromosome 15, mOryCun1.1, whole genome shotgun sequence genomic DNA contains:
- the LOC100349619 gene encoding olfactory receptor 13A1, with protein sequence MSNETLVTEFILQGFSEHPEYRVLFFSCFLSLYTVALTGNVLIILAITFNPGLHTPMYFFLFNLATMDVICTSSIMPKALADLLSERSSISYGGCMAQLYFLTWSASSELLLLTVMAYDRYAAICHPLHYNTMMSKTCCGVLATGVWVLCAFNTAIHTGLMLRLSFCGPNVITHFFCEVPPLLRLSCSSTYVNSVMVVLADAFYGMLNFLMTVMSYGSIIASILKMRTSEGKKKAFSTCSSHLTVVCMYYAAVFYAYISPVSSYSAEKSKVAGVLYTMLSPTLNPLIYSLRNNEVKTALRKLFPFFRN encoded by the coding sequence ATGAGTAATGAGACGCTGGTGACCGAGTTTATCCTGCAGGGTTTCTCAGAGCACCCCGAATACCGGGTGCTCTTTTTCagctgtttcctctctctctacacTGTGGCGCTCACAGGCAATGTCCTAATCATCTTGGCCATCACCTTCAACCCTGGCCTCCACACTCCCATGTACTTTTTCCTGTTTAACTTGGCCACCATGGACGTGATCTGCACTTCCTCCATCATGCCCAAGGCGCTGGCAGATCTGTTGTCAGAGAGGAGCTCCATCTCCTACGGGGGCTGCATGGCTCAGCTCTACTTCCTCACGTGGTCTGCGTCCTCAGAGCTGCTCCTCCTCACGGTCATGGCCTATGACAGGTACGCAGCCATCTGCCACCCCCTGCATTACAACACCATGATGAGCAAGacgtgctgtggtgtactggccACGGGCGTGTGGGTGCTCTGTGCCTTCAACACGGCCATCCACACAGGACTGATGCTGCGATTGAGTTTCTGTGGCCCCAATGTCATCACCCATTTCTTCTGCGAGGTCCCTCCCCTGCTACGTCTCTCCTGTAGCTCCACCTATGTGAACAGTGTCATGGTTGTCCTGGCTGACGCCTTTTATGGCATGTTGAACTTCCTGATGACTGTCATGTCCTATGGCTCCATCATCGCCAGCATCCTGAAGATGCGGACCTCGGAGGGGAAGAAGAAAGCTTTCTCCACCTGCTCTTCCCACCTCACTGTAGTGTGCATGTATTACGCCGCTGTCTTCTACGCCTACATAAGCCCTGTCTCCAGCTACAGTGCAGAGAAGAGCAAGGTGGCTGGCGTGCTCTATACCATGCTGAGTCCTACCCTCAACCCCCTCATCTATTCTCTGAGAAACAATGAAGTCAAAACAGCTCTCAGGAAGCTTTTCCCATTCTTCAGAAACTAA